The region ATGTTCTCCAAGTAGCCCTGGGCAGTAGGGGGCGCTCTCTCCTGCTAACTGTCTGACGGATCCAGGTATTTTTCTCATTCTgctgtcatgtttgttttttttaactcgGCACATGTCCACACTGAATCTGTGACTTTGTTCAGCTCAGTGCGACAGTCTGCCGAACCTTTATTTTCATAAAttgatgcatttatttttacaaactgCCCAATGAGCctgtttgatgctttttttgtctttttgtttattttatttgtgacaAATCTGgataactgttgtttttaagacatttttttccattgaatATTTCAAGAAATCTTCAAAGtatttctggatttttttactgaatttaactgtatttttgttttaaattgagatgtttgtttctgttaatttgagttcagtatgtttgtgtgatcGTGAGCTGAAACACTTCCTGTCCTCTCACAGGTGTCGTTTGCACGGCCAAGCTCAGATATGATCAAAGATGCAAATCTGTACATCAGTGGGCTGCCGAGGACGCTGAGTCAGCAGGACCTGGAGGACATGTTTGCTCGCTTCGGACACATCATCAACTCCAGAGTGCTGGTGGACCAGGCCTCCGGTAAACACactgaccaatcacagccctGCGATTCTCACACGTTGTCCCCTCCCCTTTTAACCATCCTCATTGACTGTTCAGGTCTGTCCCGGGGCGTGGCCTTCATCCGGTTTGACAAGAGGGCCGAGGCAGAAGACGCCGTCAAACACCTCAACGGGCACACGCCTCCCGGCAGCTctgagccaatcacagtcaAGTTTGCGGCCAATCCCAATCAGGCCAGGAACTCTCAGATGATGTCACAGGTCTACCATGGCCAATCACGGCGCTTTGGAGGACCTGTCCATCACCAGGCCCAAAGGTTCAGGTACGCGCCGCCGTCCGTCTCTGACCACTTCCTGTTTACTGTAACTGCAGCGTTTCACAGCTGTCGTGTGATCGTCCGTAAGAAGTAATCAGATCGCTCAAAAAACCTTTAGAAATCAGGTTACATGTCTAAGACCACAGTAATCTGATTACTGTCAGTAATCAGATTACTGAAAGCTGACTGAAGGGCGGTCTGGTTGCAGTTAATCAGATTACAGCTCAGAGTTTCAGCAGCGAATCATGACACtagtgttgtttttaatcatacTTCCTGTTTCATTATCCAGATTCTCTCCAATGAGCGTTGACCACATGGGCGGAGGGGGCGGAGTCTCAGGAAGCTCGTCCGCCGGTTGGTGCATCTTCATCTACAATCTGGGCCAGGACGCCGACGAAGCCATTCTTTGGCAGATGTTTGGGCCGTTCGGCGCCGTCGTCAACGTGAAAGTGATCCGAGACTTCAACACCAACAAGTGCAAAGGCTTCGGCTTCGTTACCATGACGAACTACGAGGAGGCTGCCATGGCGATTCACAGCCTGAACGGGTACCGCCTGGGGGACAAAGTCCTGCAGGTGTCCTTCAAGACCAGCAAGGGACACAAGTAGAGAGTTGAAACGAGGGAGGGGGGAAATGAACaaataagtcttttttttttttttttttttcttttttttttccaccaaccGTCAGCGGAAGTTGTCAGTTTGACGTTTTTTGGCAGTTTTCAAcagttttcaacagtttttcagCAGTTTTCGACAGTTTCCAGCAGGTGTTTATGTCGGTCCGTTACTGTTTTTCTGAGCATGCCCAGTTGGTTTCAGGCTGTTTGGCTGAATGTTTGCAATTTCCATCCAAGATGGCAGCCTGTGATCAGCAGGATGATTGACAGGTCAGCTGACGGTTACTAGTATAACCTCAGTTCCGTCAGCTgtcagggtcaaaggtcactgtcaCATCATTAAGTGTTCAGTTTGAGTAGGATCGttttattttggaaatattaaagtcaaacagacaatgaaaatatataaaatcaataaTTCTTAAAGGTTCGTATTGATTTAGTGATTGCATGTAGCAGAATCCAACAATCAGTTCgtctcaaacatgtttttctttcaatatTTGCAAAAAGAATCCTGTGATGCATCACAGTGATTGGTAGCACTGTGGGCCAATCAGCATGCAGGAGGTGGGGCTCCAGTGTCTGAATTGATTTCCTGTTTGAACAAAAAGTGAAgttattttatgtgtaattttctctctgtgctgtttTACTTTGTGTCGCAGCTTTACAGCGAAGTTAGAATAAATCTGTTTAAGCTGAACTgacgtgtttgtttgtgttttctgaagaACAGTCAGCTGATGTTTCAGTGCATCAGCAGCTCTCTTTGGTCTTAACTCAGGTATCATGATACTAATAGATACTTCTAGTAGGACAACAACCTCCTCAAAAACCCAAACTGATGTAATTTTTAGTAACAAACCTGAGAGAATTACTGGACTGTCAGATCATAACGTGACCCTTATGTCCAGGAAACTTATTTACCATAATAACAAAGAAGTATGCATGATCTTTAGGAGGAACTCAAACAAATGGATGAAAATCTAGAGACTTCGTTGTTCAgacacaataaataacattaaggaaaattttgttaaaaatattGGAAGTAGAGCAATTTACTAAGTGATCAGCTTTGACATCTGGTTTAAGTCGAGACAGACGAGCATTTAACAATGTTCGATATAAAGTCGTACAGGAATTGAGGAGGGCcaagacatatttttttaaatatcgtATAAATATCATAAATGAAGCCAAAGGAGGAAAACCATTAACCAACTGACAAAGAAAGACTAAAGGCCCAGTGATAGAAGCACTGGACATATGTGGAACTTTAAGTCAGATAACCTAACTAACCCTGAACCTGCTGCATTTAACAACTGTTTCCTCAACTTACTGAACTTGGCTCCTCGTTTTGGAACCAAAACTAAGGAGATGCTCTGAAGCTAAAGACATTTATGAATACGattcctctttttaaaaaaacaataaagaggTTCTTTTGGCACTTCTCACCGATCTTGTTCATCTTTCCATAAGGCATCAACATTCCCAAAAACCTGGAAATCTGCAGTTGTGACACCTGTTTACAaagctggttaaccagcagaTGTAAACTAAAGGCCCTGTAGCTTTCTGCCAACACAGGACATGTCTCACTTCACTCAAAGCAATCTAGTTTTAGAAAGCATTAATCAACTGAGACCGCCAACTGTAATCTCACAGAGCAAATGAAGTCAAAGCTTGACAGGGGTGGCGTTGTAGGAGAAGTATTCTTAGATTTACTCATGGCATTTGACTCTGAATCATAATATCCTCTCTCAGTCCTCCTCCCGCTCAGTTTGTTATTCttatacaggcaggagactgtaagatcctttcaaattaattcattcattagttaatgcagttaactttttaatataaaaaggCTGCAGACCATTTATGTTaattgccagttatgtttcatattgtgttTCAGTGGAATAAGAACACCAGTGAACAGTTGCATCCTTAAAACGGTGACCAGCGGCtacaaaatgtttattaaaagcTAAAATAATGTCTTTATGGTCAGACAATAAACAGTCTTTGACCTTGAATTGAGTAGGAACGGAGTCCAGTGGGAATTATTCCCAGAGTTTCTAGCAAGAGACCAagctttgttttttccattaacGTATCTGGTCGATCATCAGTAATCAACGGTTTGATCTATTTCTACGTTTCTGACTGAGAGGAAGGTCGTCAGCTCAATATCCAGAATTTCAGATGTAAGATGAATAACACAATGATGGATCATTTAAAAGGCTTGTTTATTAAAAGTAATGCTCAACAATAATTTGGGATTTTGATCTCTTGATGCGTCTGCTCCTGATTCCAGGATcaacagcagaaacagtttTAATACTCGTATTGGATTAAATCCAGTAGTGTTGAGTTTAGTTAGATTAGATCTAGTAAGTTCAGTGATTAGCTGTGACAGATTAAGATCTCTTCAAATTAACCTGAAGTTATAGAAAGCAAATCAATGTTAAAATCACCCaattaaaaatagtttaaattgACGTCACTATGAACATGGAGAGTAAATCTGCCAGATCATTAACGGAGCTGCTGGCAGCTGAAGCCTGTTTATACCAAACACAACATTACTCATTACACAAGTCGGCAGAACATTTATCTCTGAcactctcctggttgaatcatcagaacTAAAGATGAACATCTGGGTTGGAAAATATCTGGAGTCTCATTTATAACCGTCGTCTGAATCAGTTGTGACTGTAAAAACACGTAAACTCTAACCCGCAGATGGTGAGACGATGAGGAAGAATAATCCTCACACATTTAATTCCCCAAATATCAAACGTTAATTATATAACATAGACCTGCAGTGTTATTTGTGCTGAGtcataataattataatataaaacataaaaacataataattgtTCCATAAGCACCgttcagtttaaaatgataaaagccAACAAATCAAAGTCTGCTCAGTATCTCATCAGCTGCTGAAGTGATGTCaggatgatgataataataataataaaaattatttttaacttttatttttgtgaagcactttgtgaattttgtttctgtgaaaggtgcAACACTAAATAAACGTATTATTTTTACCAAACAGTATagcataaacataaacatagaaaaaataaaaacataagccACAAGTTAAAGTTAAcctacaaacaaaaagacaagagtaacaacacagaaaagaacAATCACTAAACATCTTAAGGTGAGACAAAGGCCAGTTTGAAAAGATGAAGCTTCTACAGAGACCAAACATCTGAGGAAGAGTTCCAGTGTTGGAGCCACACAGGTCCTGGTCAGAAGACCTCAGTGACCTACTGGTGATACAGGGATAGAGAAGGTCACTGATGTACTCAGGAGTTTGTCCATGCAGGACTCAATACGTGATAACAAGAACCTTAACATGAATCCTGAAACAGACGGGAAGCCAACGTAAAGAACTTAAAATAGGTGTAATGTGAGTCTGCTGGACTGGTTAACAGCGTTCTGGACCATCTGTAGACGGTTCAGATATGATTTACTGAAACAGGTGAAAATGGAATTATGATATGAAAGCATGAATAATCATTTTGAGCTCTGGTTGTACGGGTCAATGCATCGTCTGGTCAAATATATCTCCAAGATTTCTGAAGTTAAACCATACAGCTGAGGAAAGGGACCCAATACTCTGAGCAACTTTGGGAGCTATGCTGTCGAAAGCAATGATGAGAACCTCTGGCTGGTCGGTATTAAGCTGTAAGAAGTTGTTTGACATCCGGTTTGTCAGAGTTATCAGGCTTAAAAGATACATAGAGCTGAATATTGTCAGTGTAACAGTGATAGGaaatatcactaaatttgttaATAACCTGACCTAGGGGGAGCATATATAAAGCAAAGAGAATAGGACCCAGAACGGAGCCTTGAGGCACACCACAGGAAAGAGACCAAGAGACACAGAAGAACCAGTCCAGGCTCCCTGAGACACCCACACACTGCCTTTCAGTCATTATTCTGTGATCCTCAGTGTCACTCAGCCACATCAGAAGACATCAATAAGTCATTGGAAGCTCTGAACAGAGCGGTTTGGGTGGAATGCTTCTGACAGCGACAGCTTTCTCtaatattttagaaataaaaggcagcttATAGGCCTGTAGCTACTGGGACTGTATAGATCAAGGTAGTTTTTTTCAGGAGGCACTGAACAACTGCATGTTTGAAGTAAACTGGGACACAGTCAGATAGCAGAGAGCTCTTTATAATAGAAACCAGGCATGGACCAATATACTCAAGTGCATTATTAAGGACGGACGTGGGTAAAATATCAGCAGGGCTGGAGGAGGATTTCATGGTACCCATCAGatcaggagaggagagcagaagaGGGAATGATGCTCTGACATCTCTAATCCTAAAATTACTGCAGTCCTTATTTGACAGAACAGACACATCAGGAGCTGCAGGAGTGACAATGTTGTTAATAGTGTCAAACAGGAAACCATGAATAGACGTGCAGGGAAGTTGGCTGGAGACCAGTGCCGAGGCTTTGAACTGGGAGAGGAATGGAAGAGCTGGTAGTGAatctaaatatttataaaatgtccACTACGCCCGCaataacaaacaacaacaacaacaatacgcccaaacatacaaacataaaacaaacataaaaacatcaaataaagtCTCAATAAATCCTTCACTCTGATGTGACTGCAGCACTTTGTTCAGTCTGAATATAATTAATCTGAActgttatattttcatattgattGATGAGTTTGTCAAATATAAAAAGTGATTTCATGCAAATTAaactctgacctttgacctttatgGTGAATCAGGTTCAAAATGTGGAACAAAGAAAAGATCGTAGTCTTAGAAACTCCtcgtttattattttattcccATCAACACGTTAAACCCCCAGAACTCCACAGCCCCCCCGACCCCCCCAAGCAgcacccccctcacccccctcGCCCCCCTCACCCCCTACAGCCCAGCCCCCCCAGCAGCCCCCCACAGCCCCTCCCCCAAGCAGCAACCCCCCCCCAGCACCAGATAAATTGAAAAGCTTCTAGGAGTCGAGGCGTCTGCTGAACTTCAAACTGCGAGTTCGTCACATGACGACAAAAAGCAGATAAACGTTGAAACTGTTTAAAACATCTGAACACGTTCAAGACAAGATCAATCACTGACGATCGATCAGTAACAGCTGATAATCAGATCACTCttatctataaataaatatcatttatGTTTGATTCCACACGGACTCCAGGCGGCGCTGTTGagcccagtgcatgctgggatatgagcccagtgcatgctgggatatgagcccagtgcatgctgggatattCAGATCAGATTTAAATATTGACTGTAAACAGTTTCTGACATGAAATTCACACTTTGCTTCCTGCTGATCGATTTCATCCATCAGTGATTGATCGATTTCATCCATCAGTGATTGATCGATTTCATCCATCAGTGATTGATCGATTTCATCTCTATTGAAAATCGACCTGCAGAGAAAATTCACGTCTGTTTATTCAAAGTTCGAATCTGAGTCTTAAAGCtcaaaaaatacttaaaagatattaaaatttAATCAACAACTTGTCAGCAGTTAATTCATTTGTCACATTAATTTAATTACTGACATCAGGATTTATTGATCTAAAGTcctaaaaaatgtaataaatgattTCAGTATATCGTCCTGATGGTGAAACAGATTAaattatattctgtagtttaATGTAAC is a window of Thunnus thynnus chromosome 8, fThuThy2.1, whole genome shotgun sequence DNA encoding:
- the LOC137187213 gene encoding ELAV-like protein 1 isoform X2 → MALRRGHIRYLKVCEVQASQSDVRDGQHAAKGASTGKELYDNGYSEQMMEDEDARTNLIVNYLPQSMSQDELRSLFSSVGDVESAKLIRDKVAGHSLGYGFVNFVNPNDAERAISTLNGLRLQSKTIKVSFARPSSDMIKDANLYISGLPRTLSQQDLEDMFARFGHIINSRVLVDQASGLSRGVAFIRFDKRAEAEDAVKHLNGHTPPGSSEPITVKFAANPNQARNSQMMSQVYHGQSRRFGGPVHHQAQRFRFSPMSVDHMGGGGGVSGSSSAGWCIFIYNLGQDADEAILWQMFGPFGAVVNVKVIRDFNTNKCKGFGFVTMTNYEEAAMAIHSLNGYRLGDKVLQVSFKTSKGHK
- the LOC137187213 gene encoding ELAV-like protein 1 isoform X1, with translation MALRRGHIRYLKVCEVQASQSDVRDGQHAAKGASTGKELYDNGYSEQMMEDEDARTNLIVNYLPQSMSQDELRSLFSSVGDVESAKLIRDKVAGHSLGYGFVNFVNPNDAERAISTLNGLRLQSKTIKVSFARPSSDMIKDANLYISGLPRTLSQQDLEDMFARFGHIINSRVLVDQASGKHTDQSQPCDSHTLSPPLLTILIDCSGLSRGVAFIRFDKRAEAEDAVKHLNGHTPPGSSEPITVKFAANPNQARNSQMMSQVYHGQSRRFGGPVHHQAQRFRFSPMSVDHMGGGGGVSGSSSAGWCIFIYNLGQDADEAILWQMFGPFGAVVNVKVIRDFNTNKCKGFGFVTMTNYEEAAMAIHSLNGYRLGDKVLQVSFKTSKGHK
- the LOC137187213 gene encoding ELAV-like protein 1 isoform X3 is translated as MIKDANLYISGLPRTLSQQDLEDMFARFGHIINSRVLVDQASGLSRGVAFIRFDKRAEAEDAVKHLNGHTPPGSSEPITVKFAANPNQARNSQMMSQVYHGQSRRFGGPVHHQAQRFRFSPMSVDHMGGGGGVSGSSSAGWCIFIYNLGQDADEAILWQMFGPFGAVVNVKVIRDFNTNKCKGFGFVTMTNYEEAAMAIHSLNGYRLGDKVLQVSFKTSKGHK